A genomic window from Dermacentor silvarum isolate Dsil-2018 chromosome 9, BIME_Dsil_1.4, whole genome shotgun sequence includes:
- the LOC119464026 gene encoding sericin-2-like, which translates to MSDKEGSDERSPTEKDTAAKKTTDDNSDRDEDAQAPSASKSCSSASTTKAGDDAPPPAESTAPTSSEASSSRVEPPASSKSTKSRAKSPLKQLGSSLLSLFGKGGSPKDPSASPRKSQSQPGSSGSKLFRPQSPEGQQTYAMEELERIAEYYRKNSFLNRGVGKTEHVPFGPEVAGTLPATTPPETSEPMDSTAPSSIDVASTVEQYPNLASIAMSQSKASSTEVTYPNLASIAKSQSEAASSAAKPKLSKAVLASSTSSSSSGSVSYSTLWSSSTQSLTTSSSFTSHSKMASRSTVSSCLPPSPEDGVHLSTSGPQSTIVRDDSSSRHSPDLPEMSELQTPPVRQQSPPPPTNETEEERLKRMRSRGEPRK; encoded by the coding sequence ATGTCTGACAAGGAGGGTAGTGACGAGCGCTCGCCCACCGAGAAAGACACCGCCGCCAAAAAGACCACGGACGACAACAGCGACCGCGACGAAGACGCGCAGGCGCCTTCAGCTTCGAAGTCGTGCAGCTCTGCGTCTACGACGAAGGCCGGTGACGATGCGCCTCCTCCGGCAGAGAGCACAGCTCCCACTTCTTCCGAGGCGTCTTCGAGCCGCGTCGAGCCGCCGGCAAGTTCCAAGTCGACCAAGAGCCGCGCGAAGTCACCCCTAAAGCAACTCGGGTCCAGCCTGCTCTCCCTCTTCGGCAAGGGTGGTTCCCCCAAGGACCCGTCGGCGTCGCCTCGGAAGTCCCAGTCCCAGCCGGGCTCATCCGGTAGCAAACTCTTCAGGCCCCAGTCGCCCGAAGGTCAGCAGACTTACGCGATGGAAGAACTGGAGCGCATCGCCGAGTACTACAGGAAAAACTCCTTCTTGAACAGGGGAGTCGGCAAAACCGAGCACGTTCCGTTTGGACCGGAAGTAGCTGGGACCCTACCGGCGACCACGCCGCCCGAAACTTCGGAGCCGATGGACTCGACGGCGCCATCGTCTATAGATGTGGCCTCTACAGTTGAGCAGTACCCAAATTTGGCTTCTATAGCGATGTCTCAATCCAAGGCGTCCTCTACGGAGGTGACGTACCCCAATTTGGCTTCTATAGCGAAGTCGCAATCCGAGGCGGCGTCCTCTGCGGCGAAGCCCAAGCTCTCCAAGGCGGTGCTCGCTTCGTCGACTTCGTCGTCCTCCTCTGGGTCGGTGTCGTACTCCACGTTGTGGTCCTCTTCGACGCAGTCCCTGACGACGTCCTCTTCGTTCACATCGCACTCCAAGATGGCGTCGCGCTCTACGGTGTCGTCTTGTTTGCCTCCATCTCCGGAGGACGGTGTTCATCTTTCCACTTCGGGCCCGCAGTCGACCATCGTTCGCGATGACAGTTCCTCGAGACACTCGCCAGACCTTCCCGAGATGTCAGAGTTGCAGACACCGCCTGTGCGGCAACAGTCGCCACCTCCGCCAACAAATGAGACGGAAGAAGAACGCTTGAAGAGAATGAGAAGCAGGGGTGAGCCCCGAAAATGA